The following proteins come from a genomic window of Synechococcus sp. NB0720_010:
- a CDS encoding type I restriction endonuclease subunit R: protein MALHNEIEFEKEICEYLGSNGWLYQEGVADDYDRKLALYPPDLFSWLESSQEEAWQTYRQKNGSKAEAQLLQRIRDQLNQLGTLDLLRQGIEVIGLSKPLKLAEFKPALGLNQEILSRYNANRLRVIRQVRYSLHNQNSIDLVLFLNGIPIATVELKTDNTQSIADAIWQYKDDRNPKPPGQTPEPLLTFASGALVHFAVSTREVEMTTKLSGRATRFLPFNRGSDPGGNNCGKGNPTPADDYPTAYLWKEVWERESLLEILGRYCIAERDKKKQISRILFPRYHQLIVTRLLQRAVLQEGPGQKYLIQHSAGSGKTNSIAWTAHFFSELHDANDEKVFDSVLVVSDRNVIDTQLQEALESFQRRKGVVASITSDEGSKSAKLAAALSGDKKVVVCTIQTFPYALEAVRELAATGGKRFAVIADEAHSSQTGEAATKLKQVLSSSEVGDLEDGGEVDVETILQAQMADRAKESGITYVAFTATPKAKTMELFGRRPNPSEPAGEGNLPEPFHVYSMRQAIEEGFILDVLQNYTSYKLAFRLAQDGQAISDEEVERSSALKKLMGWVKLHPHNIAQKVQIVVEHYRQFVWPLLDDKAKAMVVVGSRKEAVRWKLAIDQYIAKQGYPIGTLVAFSGEVNDKESGPEPFTERSANLNPGLKGDIREAFKGDDRQILLVANKFQTGFDQPLLCGMYVDRRLAGIQAVQTLSRLNRCYDNKTTTYVVDFANEPSEILEAFQTYYQTAQLSEATDPNLILDLKTKLDAQNHYDEYEIDRVVKVLLDANAKQSQLISALEPVAQRLMNTYKEARQKLRNAEDCNDADGTKEAKEELEALTLFRRDMGTYVRFYTFLSQIFDYGNSSLEKRALFYKRLLPLLEFEREVNTVDLSKVVLTHHHLRNLGQRDLALGGTKPLPPSKPGEGSVQEKEKALLSQIISKLNDLFQGELTDEDKITYVGTVIKNKLLNSEKLQRQAASNTKEQFSSSPDLMPEQLDAVISSLDAHQSMSAQVVNDQTLQRRMLELLLNNFNLYEDLKARAGQAS from the coding sequence ATGGCACTGCATAACGAGATCGAGTTCGAAAAGGAGATCTGCGAGTACCTAGGCAGTAACGGCTGGCTGTACCAAGAAGGTGTCGCTGATGACTACGACCGCAAGCTCGCGCTCTATCCCCCTGATCTCTTCTCCTGGCTCGAGTCATCGCAAGAAGAGGCCTGGCAGACCTATCGGCAGAAGAACGGCTCCAAAGCAGAAGCCCAACTGCTGCAACGCATTCGCGATCAGCTCAACCAGCTCGGAACGCTGGATCTCCTGCGCCAGGGGATCGAAGTCATTGGCCTCTCCAAGCCCCTAAAGCTGGCGGAGTTCAAACCCGCCCTTGGGCTGAACCAAGAAATCCTTTCCCGCTACAACGCCAACCGGCTGCGCGTCATCCGCCAGGTCCGCTACTCACTCCACAACCAGAACAGCATCGACCTGGTGCTCTTCCTCAATGGAATCCCTATTGCCACCGTCGAACTCAAGACCGACAACACTCAGTCCATCGCCGATGCGATCTGGCAGTACAAGGACGACCGCAACCCCAAACCACCAGGCCAAACCCCAGAGCCGCTGCTGACCTTCGCTAGCGGTGCGCTCGTGCATTTCGCGGTCAGCACGCGAGAGGTGGAGATGACCACCAAGCTGTCTGGACGAGCAACACGCTTTCTTCCCTTCAACCGCGGATCGGATCCAGGCGGGAACAACTGCGGTAAGGGGAACCCGACTCCAGCAGACGACTACCCGACGGCCTACCTCTGGAAGGAAGTCTGGGAACGCGAAAGCCTGCTTGAAATCCTGGGTCGCTACTGCATCGCCGAGCGCGACAAGAAAAAGCAAATCTCCCGGATCCTCTTCCCCCGCTATCACCAGCTGATCGTCACGCGCCTGCTGCAACGGGCTGTTCTTCAGGAGGGACCAGGGCAGAAGTATTTGATCCAGCACTCCGCTGGTTCAGGCAAAACCAACTCCATCGCCTGGACTGCTCACTTCTTCTCAGAACTGCACGACGCCAACGACGAGAAAGTCTTTGATTCCGTCCTGGTGGTCAGCGACCGCAACGTGATCGACACCCAGCTCCAAGAAGCGTTGGAGTCCTTCCAGCGCCGTAAGGGAGTCGTCGCCTCCATCACCAGTGACGAGGGAAGCAAAAGCGCCAAGTTGGCGGCAGCCTTGAGCGGCGACAAGAAGGTGGTCGTCTGCACAATCCAAACCTTCCCCTATGCCCTTGAGGCAGTCAGGGAGCTTGCAGCGACAGGCGGAAAGCGATTCGCCGTCATCGCCGATGAAGCGCACAGCTCGCAAACGGGGGAGGCGGCAACCAAGCTCAAGCAAGTCCTCAGCTCGTCTGAAGTGGGGGATCTGGAGGATGGGGGAGAGGTGGATGTTGAAACCATCCTCCAAGCCCAAATGGCTGATCGCGCCAAGGAAAGCGGGATCACCTACGTCGCCTTTACCGCCACACCCAAGGCGAAAACGATGGAGCTGTTTGGCAGAAGGCCGAACCCATCGGAGCCTGCGGGCGAAGGGAATCTGCCGGAGCCGTTCCATGTTTATTCGATGCGGCAGGCCATCGAAGAAGGCTTCATCCTCGACGTTCTGCAGAACTACACCTCCTACAAGCTGGCTTTCCGTTTGGCTCAAGACGGCCAAGCCATCTCAGACGAAGAAGTCGAACGCAGCTCTGCACTCAAAAAGCTGATGGGCTGGGTGAAGCTCCACCCCCACAACATCGCTCAGAAGGTTCAGATCGTTGTCGAGCACTACCGCCAGTTCGTCTGGCCGCTGCTGGATGACAAGGCCAAGGCCATGGTCGTGGTGGGCTCCAGGAAAGAAGCTGTGCGCTGGAAGCTGGCGATTGATCAGTACATCGCCAAGCAGGGCTATCCCATCGGAACACTGGTTGCCTTCAGCGGCGAGGTCAACGACAAGGAGTCAGGACCTGAGCCGTTCACTGAACGCAGCGCCAACCTCAACCCGGGGCTGAAAGGAGATATCCGGGAGGCCTTCAAAGGTGATGACCGCCAGATCCTTCTGGTGGCTAACAAGTTCCAAACAGGCTTCGATCAACCGCTCCTCTGCGGCATGTACGTCGACCGCAGGCTGGCTGGGATCCAAGCAGTGCAGACCCTCTCGAGGCTGAACCGCTGCTACGACAACAAGACCACAACCTACGTGGTGGACTTCGCCAATGAACCCAGCGAGATCCTGGAAGCCTTCCAGACCTACTACCAAACGGCGCAGCTCTCAGAAGCCACCGATCCAAACCTGATCCTGGATCTGAAGACCAAGCTGGATGCCCAGAACCATTACGACGAGTACGAAATCGACCGCGTGGTGAAGGTGCTGCTGGATGCAAACGCAAAGCAGAGCCAGCTAATCAGTGCATTGGAGCCAGTCGCGCAGAGGCTGATGAACACCTACAAGGAAGCCCGTCAAAAGCTGAGAAATGCCGAGGACTGCAACGATGCCGATGGCACCAAAGAAGCCAAGGAAGAACTGGAAGCACTGACCCTCTTCCGCAGGGACATGGGGACCTACGTGCGCTTCTACACGTTCCTCTCCCAGATCTTTGACTACGGCAACTCGTCCCTTGAGAAGCGGGCGCTCTTCTACAAGAGGCTGCTGCCTCTGCTGGAGTTCGAGCGGGAGGTCAACACCGTTGATCTCTCCAAGGTGGTCCTCACCCACCACCATCTCCGCAACCTGGGCCAACGGGACTTAGCCCTCGGCGGAACCAAGCCCTTGCCCCCTTCCAAACCAGGAGAAGGGTCTGTTCAAGAGAAGGAAAAGGCGCTGCTCTCTCAGATCATCTCCAAGCTGAACGACCTGTTCCAGGGAGAACTCACCGACGAAGACAAGATCACCTACGTCGGCACCGTTATCAAAAACAAGCTGCTCAACTCCGAAAAGCTCCAGCGCCAGGCAGCAAGCAACACCAAGGAGCAGTTCAGCAGTTCACCGGACTTGATGCCGGAGCAGCTGGATGCGGTGATCAGCAGCCTCGACGCTCATCAGTCCATGAGTGCCCAGGTCGTCAACGACCAAACCCTGCAACGTCGAATGCTGGAACTCCTCCTCAACAACTTCAACCTCTACGAAGACCTCAAGGCCAGGGCAGGGCAAGCATCCTGA
- a CDS encoding AlpA family transcriptional regulator: MSTSQNQLRLLRLPEVKKRTGLSKSTIYARIAQGSFPKQVVLGPRIVAWSEKAINNWIEEQIELFS, encoded by the coding sequence ATGAGTACTTCTCAAAATCAACTTCGACTTCTTCGGCTTCCTGAAGTCAAGAAGCGCACAGGACTCTCCAAGTCAACGATCTACGCACGTATCGCCCAGGGTTCATTTCCAAAGCAGGTCGTCTTGGGACCACGAATTGTCGCTTGGTCTGAGAAGGCGATTAATAACTGGATTGAAGAGCAGATCGAGTTGTTTTCCTAG
- a CDS encoding DUF4268 domain-containing protein, with the protein MSTPIGKLQRVHLREVWRHEAYDFTQWLQENIEILNESLDLELVSAEREQAAGSFSIDIVAESSDGDTYVIENQLEKSNHDHLGKVITYLTAMKARGAIWIVSEPRQEHVNAMAWLNEASSADFYLVKVEAVRIGDSPAAPLLTLIVGPSAEAKEAGRAKQEMAERYDIRKQWWSQLVQLPGAKLHAHITPGQYAWIGTSSGVRGLNLNYVVTKTESGVELYIDRGKDCEEENEAIFDQLLESKDKVQAAVKFPLSWQRLDGRRACRIRIDLPGGYRSPDSEWPEIQQRMTDAMTQLEAAFKPVLRGLKLGS; encoded by the coding sequence ATGAGCACTCCCATCGGGAAACTCCAGAGAGTTCATCTGCGTGAGGTCTGGCGCCATGAGGCCTACGACTTCACCCAGTGGCTACAGGAAAACATCGAGATCCTCAACGAGTCCCTGGACCTCGAACTGGTGTCAGCTGAACGCGAACAAGCGGCTGGTTCCTTCAGCATCGACATCGTCGCTGAGAGTAGTGACGGCGATACCTACGTGATTGAAAACCAGCTGGAGAAAAGCAACCACGACCACTTGGGGAAGGTCATCACATACCTCACAGCCATGAAGGCTCGTGGTGCCATCTGGATCGTCTCTGAACCGCGGCAAGAGCACGTCAATGCAATGGCCTGGCTCAACGAAGCCAGTAGTGCTGACTTCTACCTCGTAAAGGTCGAGGCTGTTCGCATTGGCGACTCACCCGCAGCACCGCTACTCACGTTGATCGTTGGACCATCGGCAGAAGCGAAGGAAGCAGGCCGTGCCAAGCAGGAGATGGCAGAGCGCTACGACATCCGTAAGCAGTGGTGGTCCCAGCTCGTCCAGCTACCTGGGGCCAAGCTTCATGCCCACATCACTCCTGGCCAATACGCCTGGATCGGGACCTCGAGTGGAGTGCGTGGACTCAACCTCAACTACGTGGTCACCAAGACCGAGTCAGGCGTTGAGCTGTACATCGACCGCGGCAAGGACTGCGAGGAAGAAAACGAAGCCATCTTTGATCAGCTCCTGGAGTCGAAAGACAAGGTCCAAGCTGCTGTGAAGTTCCCTTTGAGCTGGCAACGGCTCGATGGCAGAAGGGCATGCAGGATTCGCATAGACCTCCCAGGCGGCTACAGGTCTCCAGACTCCGAATGGCCTGAGATCCAGCAACGGATGACAGACGCTATGACTCAGTTGGAAGCGGCCTTCAAACCCGTGCTCAGAGGCCTCAAGCTCGGGAGCTAA
- a CDS encoding restriction endonuclease subunit S, translating into MSFPKRNRGKAIQTPWFSEIPEEWETKPIKAALTAVSRPVGDSWSDTTLLSLTQSGIIPRDIESGKGKFPTDFSSYQHVKPDDLIFCLFDIDETPRAVGLSKLDGMVTGAYSVFEANKGNSPGYLSYFFHWIDDGKLLRPYYTGLRKVVRPQTFGAINIPLPPFSEQGQIANFLDRETAKIDALIAEQQRLIELLQEKRQAVISHAVTKGLNPNAPMKDSGVEWLGEVPEHWEVKPMRYTHTKKSGGTPSKSEERYWLGGEIPWASSKDLKQEKIDDTIDHITDAAVSEGAAELRPAGMVLICVRGMILAHTLPVSISTVPMSINQDLKALIPCEGVSVEYLAAMLRGASKEILARVDEAAHGTKVLRMNDFDSFVVAIPPLEEQEEIIQFINQELDAIAALQASSIKSTHLLIERRSALISAAVTGQIDVRGLATEEEVA; encoded by the coding sequence ATGAGCTTTCCGAAGCGTAACCGCGGGAAGGCTATCCAGACACCCTGGTTCAGCGAAATACCGGAAGAGTGGGAGACCAAGCCAATCAAAGCGGCCCTCACGGCTGTAAGCCGACCAGTCGGGGACTCCTGGAGTGACACCACTCTTCTCTCGTTGACACAGTCTGGGATTATTCCGCGAGATATTGAATCAGGAAAGGGCAAGTTTCCCACGGACTTCTCCAGCTATCAGCATGTCAAGCCTGATGACCTTATCTTTTGCCTGTTTGACATTGACGAGACCCCTCGCGCCGTAGGCCTCTCTAAGCTGGATGGCATGGTTACGGGAGCGTATAGCGTTTTCGAGGCAAATAAAGGCAACTCCCCAGGCTACCTAAGCTACTTTTTTCACTGGATTGACGATGGCAAGCTTCTTAGGCCTTACTACACAGGCCTCAGAAAGGTTGTAAGGCCCCAAACATTTGGAGCCATAAATATCCCCTTGCCTCCTTTTTCCGAGCAAGGGCAGATTGCAAATTTTCTCGACCGCGAAACCGCGAAGATTGACGCCCTTATTGCCGAGCAGCAACGCCTGATAGAGCTACTGCAAGAGAAGCGGCAGGCGGTCATCTCCCATGCGGTGACCAAGGGGCTGAACCCGAATGCACCGATGAAGGACTCGGGAGTGGAGTGGCTGGGAGAGGTGCCGGAGCATTGGGAGGTCAAACCAATGCGCTACACGCATACCAAAAAGAGTGGCGGAACACCGTCCAAGTCGGAAGAACGCTACTGGCTAGGCGGTGAAATCCCTTGGGCATCTTCAAAAGACCTGAAGCAGGAGAAGATTGACGACACAATTGACCACATAACTGACGCGGCAGTCTCGGAAGGAGCAGCCGAACTTCGTCCAGCTGGGATGGTACTGATATGCGTCAGAGGGATGATTCTTGCTCACACCCTCCCAGTAAGCATATCCACAGTCCCGATGTCAATCAATCAGGACCTTAAAGCGCTTATCCCTTGCGAGGGAGTAAGTGTTGAGTACTTAGCCGCAATGCTAAGAGGTGCATCCAAAGAAATTTTAGCAAGGGTAGATGAAGCCGCTCACGGCACAAAGGTACTTCGCATGAATGACTTCGATTCCTTTGTCGTTGCGATTCCCCCTTTAGAGGAGCAAGAAGAAATCATCCAATTCATCAACCAAGAGTTGGATGCCATTGCAGCTCTTCAAGCAAGCAGCATCAAGAGCACTCATTTACTAATTGAACGCCGCTCGGCCCTCATCTCCGCCGCTGTAACCGGCCAAATAGATGTCCGAGGACTGGCAACGGAGGAGGAGGTGGCATGA
- a CDS encoding site-specific integrase codes for MSLSDSQVRAYKATDKRQKQSCGDSLFLVVEPISKGGGKSFVGRTRFPPGRGNPVVDVRIGVYGKGPGKWSLKEARDEWDLIRAWSKENARDPRDRKRDKQKAFIQQTTSPSLEQACESYLSEWTSCSEQGKREYRNLLWNQVLPAFGHKTPVEFLSWDHQHPGGKTGRELMTDYLSKVRAKAPTSARKQQMVLKGVFENAIRKGWMKRDQNPAVSITSPKDKASHKTQGHPYPLWEQLPEVFAVFDRNEPNGQVSTRGALLMTFLTGLRVGAVSAMRWEEVDSERDLLLVPASRMKTWDEGEKNHLVPLTGPIKDLLTEMEAVNGATEFVFASPRTDTRHINPSSITQHIKNLGFGSDFVGHGIRKTVLTYGQRELGFSSQIIQLQIGHQVKDKIRGIYDKHDFLDERRKFMEAWSDALLEQGMKFSNL; via the coding sequence ATGTCCCTCTCTGACTCGCAGGTTCGTGCTTACAAAGCGACGGACAAGCGTCAGAAGCAAAGTTGTGGGGACTCTCTCTTCCTGGTGGTGGAACCCATCTCTAAGGGAGGTGGGAAGTCCTTTGTCGGTCGCACTCGTTTCCCTCCTGGACGGGGAAATCCTGTGGTGGATGTGCGAATCGGTGTCTATGGAAAGGGACCAGGGAAGTGGTCCCTCAAAGAAGCAAGGGATGAGTGGGACCTGATTCGGGCGTGGAGCAAGGAGAACGCAAGAGACCCCAGGGACAGGAAGCGGGATAAGCAGAAGGCATTCATCCAGCAGACGACCTCACCCTCTTTGGAGCAGGCATGCGAGTCGTATCTCTCTGAATGGACTTCTTGCTCTGAGCAAGGGAAGCGGGAATACAGGAACCTGCTGTGGAACCAGGTGCTTCCTGCTTTCGGGCACAAGACCCCTGTGGAGTTCCTGTCGTGGGACCACCAGCACCCAGGGGGGAAGACGGGGCGGGAGTTGATGACCGACTACCTGAGCAAGGTCAGGGCAAAGGCACCGACATCAGCACGCAAACAGCAGATGGTCCTCAAAGGGGTCTTTGAGAACGCAATCCGCAAGGGATGGATGAAGCGAGACCAGAACCCAGCGGTCTCCATCACCTCCCCCAAAGACAAGGCATCTCACAAGACCCAAGGGCACCCTTATCCGCTTTGGGAGCAACTCCCTGAGGTCTTTGCAGTCTTTGACCGCAATGAACCCAATGGTCAGGTGAGCACTCGTGGTGCTCTTCTCATGACCTTCCTGACGGGGTTGAGGGTTGGGGCGGTGTCTGCGATGCGATGGGAGGAGGTTGATTCGGAGAGGGACCTCCTGCTGGTTCCTGCATCTCGGATGAAGACCTGGGATGAAGGGGAGAAGAACCACCTGGTCCCGCTCACAGGTCCCATCAAGGACCTGCTGACGGAGATGGAGGCAGTGAATGGGGCAACTGAGTTCGTCTTTGCTTCTCCCAGGACCGACACCAGGCACATCAATCCCTCATCCATCACTCAGCACATCAAAAACCTGGGGTTTGGGAGTGACTTCGTGGGTCACGGGATACGCAAGACTGTTTTGACCTATGGACAGAGGGAACTGGGATTCTCATCTCAAATCATCCAACTCCAAATCGGACACCAGGTGAAGGACAAGATTCGAGGTATTTACGACAAGCACGACTTCCTTGATGAGCGTCGTAAGTTCATGGAAGCGTGGTCTGATGCTCTGCTCGAACAGGGCATGAAGTTCAGCAATCTGTGA
- a CDS encoding biotin/lipoyl-containing protein, protein MGSSPFLRYQYQEKRHPKSILQAYSARTSSNQEGADSGGLLDVKMPKVHDITYTGFISSWIAFEGASVKKGDAVFSVDWAGQRIFVRSSFDGTLESILCPKDSWVVSGQVVAKLRISGSPLSTSDTTLSRNQSEITSSSAACSANITTAKAVANGSLAPVAGVLPVFSASLASIPAGFTPTGSHEADLKFALANPEISFQSFFNDLPLIVDSGLNDDVLSLPCFDEDMYSRLVKEMHRFTLAEVGDKKDLLAKENARLGTIVGSLLGVFTMNPFAPFFGRNMGRIETDRGKRVEEFLPDPHLLFYQDEHSFLSWSRAQVMAPRLRRLIFSRMKRDDGNIYFRLLPALVTQGQRVLPLQVFKIDSNSYFYRPFAAGIERQQPNYDSIKLLRRYSHFHAPAHSLTTDIKLTISGHDVEASQKKVFRYQDDPLDYYYMDFIVPPGFVF, encoded by the coding sequence GTGGGGTCCTCTCCTTTTCTGCGTTATCAGTATCAAGAAAAGCGGCATCCGAAGTCTATTTTGCAGGCTTATTCTGCGCGCACTTCAAGTAATCAGGAGGGCGCCGACTCTGGCGGATTGTTGGATGTCAAAATGCCAAAGGTGCACGATATAACATATACGGGCTTTATCTCTTCTTGGATCGCATTCGAAGGTGCTTCGGTTAAAAAGGGAGATGCCGTCTTTTCCGTTGATTGGGCTGGTCAACGAATCTTTGTCAGATCTTCATTTGATGGAACCTTGGAGTCCATCCTCTGTCCAAAAGACTCCTGGGTTGTTTCTGGACAAGTTGTCGCGAAGTTACGCATTTCAGGTTCTCCACTCTCAACTTCTGATACAACTCTTTCACGTAATCAATCGGAGATAACATCCTCATCTGCAGCTTGCTCAGCAAATATCACAACTGCTAAAGCCGTTGCCAATGGTTCTTTGGCGCCAGTTGCTGGTGTACTGCCTGTTTTCTCTGCGTCTTTAGCATCCATTCCTGCGGGTTTTACTCCCACTGGCTCTCATGAGGCTGATTTGAAGTTTGCACTTGCTAATCCAGAGATCTCTTTTCAGTCATTCTTTAATGACCTTCCTTTGATTGTTGACTCCGGACTTAATGATGATGTCTTAAGTCTCCCGTGTTTTGATGAGGATATGTATTCAAGGCTTGTCAAGGAGATGCATCGCTTTACTTTGGCCGAAGTTGGAGATAAAAAGGATTTGTTGGCCAAAGAAAATGCCCGCCTTGGAACCATCGTCGGCTCCTTGCTTGGTGTTTTTACTATGAATCCATTCGCCCCGTTTTTCGGAAGAAATATGGGGCGAATTGAAACGGACCGCGGGAAAAGAGTTGAGGAGTTTTTGCCAGACCCTCATCTGCTCTTCTATCAGGATGAACATTCCTTCTTATCCTGGTCTAGAGCGCAAGTTATGGCACCTAGGCTTCGTCGACTTATATTCTCAAGGATGAAGAGAGATGATGGCAATATCTACTTCCGGCTCTTGCCAGCCCTGGTCACGCAGGGGCAACGTGTCCTACCTCTTCAAGTCTTCAAAATTGATTCCAACTCATACTTTTATCGGCCGTTTGCGGCTGGTATAGAAAGGCAGCAACCTAATTATGATTCGATTAAGCTACTTCGGCGTTATTCGCACTTTCACGCTCCAGCTCATAGCTTGACAACTGATATCAAGTTGACCATTTCAGGTCATGATGTTGAGGCTTCTCAGAAAAAGGTCTTCCGATACCAAGACGACCCACTTGATTATTATTATATGGACTTTATAGTTCCTCCTGGTTTCGTTTTCTGA
- a CDS encoding DUF3987 domain-containing protein: MSQRQTSDNFVAHVAVIVAQKIWTFLSNKARLLCCCLLVLQYDLTPEYYEQLRLSADALAEMNLSVIPCINATFSRDDYTGFSDFQDLVESGDCSDIDLAHFQLGLEGTEIRGRWSEDGQRFYGFFRTHISKDGGWTVVHPLSKEISVASVHEQIQLAEDNQIALGLAAQMHSISYLNDPSTSRPNAVFYTSSDVIRTLRWPLKRRLETNGSSLWCYVHLPFDDNEELKEIFADGSCQSFALNGSNTAAGAVFKHRFVPLSPSYVLDRQVRLISPETSKHFMWAAASEELGIHFDVEDESDDLCIDEELEDAELNGFDDYVPDPDEEEHLFEEAVRRFESSEASGSRHPLKGSTQGKDQPADAPSSDHLEEITLPEIFPPVIANALRLIGEHLPYDDVSMAMVFMTSMVNMLRLETRVNGSQATNYEVPINTFTAAVGDSGQKKTPLLKIFSDEPVKDVLLENAARNTRLIKSWEQSCLGKSKDQRPPRPVPLELRINDYTGEALVNALKKSDEYGRALLIQRDEISALFSNFNAYRAGRGADEQQLLELYDGTACRSLRIGDADRGYSRAAVSILGAIQPGVLDSLIKNGDDSGKWARFAFVILPDVVKPLPTKVTQEEILAREKAERDLKKVASWLYALEARTYFLDSHALQLFSQYEFQKQKDARASKLSAHKSLFGKSAGKVLRYSGILHILWSYASNRIPSQYIPIWILQVAIRLSDLMDANTIAMHSKVASKTTTGFSAFTRRIHELASKSKLPVTWADIRKQMNSMERKGKTVDDARKSMEELEAAGVGKIVNGGRGGLSYQVLKPLP; the protein is encoded by the coding sequence ATGTCGCAGCGACAAACCAGCGACAATTTTGTCGCTCATGTCGCTGTAATTGTCGCTCAAAAGATCTGGACTTTTTTGAGCAATAAAGCAAGGCTTCTTTGTTGTTGCCTTTTGGTTTTGCAGTACGACCTCACGCCTGAGTATTACGAGCAGCTTCGTCTTTCGGCTGATGCATTGGCTGAGATGAATCTTTCAGTGATTCCATGCATCAATGCGACCTTCAGCCGTGACGACTACACGGGTTTCTCCGACTTTCAGGACCTTGTTGAATCTGGTGACTGCTCAGATATCGACCTTGCACACTTCCAGCTTGGCCTTGAGGGAACAGAGATCCGAGGTCGTTGGTCTGAAGATGGGCAAAGGTTCTATGGATTCTTTCGAACACACATATCGAAAGATGGTGGCTGGACTGTTGTTCATCCACTGTCCAAGGAGATCAGTGTGGCTTCTGTTCATGAACAAATCCAGCTGGCTGAAGACAACCAAATCGCATTGGGTCTTGCGGCTCAGATGCACTCAATCTCTTATCTCAATGATCCCAGTACTTCACGACCAAATGCCGTCTTCTATACATCGAGTGATGTCATAAGGACTTTGCGGTGGCCACTCAAACGGCGGCTGGAGACTAACGGATCAAGTCTTTGGTGCTATGTGCATCTTCCTTTTGATGACAACGAAGAACTCAAGGAGATCTTTGCTGATGGCAGTTGTCAGTCCTTTGCTCTTAACGGGTCAAATACTGCAGCTGGTGCTGTGTTTAAGCATCGGTTCGTTCCTCTTTCTCCTTCCTATGTACTGGATCGGCAGGTAAGGCTGATCTCTCCAGAGACTTCTAAGCACTTCATGTGGGCTGCTGCGTCAGAAGAGCTTGGCATTCATTTTGACGTTGAGGATGAATCAGATGATCTCTGCATTGATGAAGAACTCGAGGATGCGGAACTGAATGGATTTGATGATTACGTACCAGATCCTGATGAAGAAGAACACCTCTTTGAAGAGGCTGTACGACGGTTTGAATCGTCTGAGGCAAGTGGGTCTCGCCATCCCTTAAAGGGTTCTACGCAAGGGAAGGATCAACCAGCAGATGCTCCGTCTTCTGATCATCTAGAAGAAATTACGCTTCCTGAGATTTTTCCTCCTGTAATCGCCAATGCTCTTCGTCTGATTGGAGAGCACCTCCCTTACGACGATGTGAGTATGGCCATGGTCTTCATGACCAGCATGGTCAACATGCTTCGCCTTGAGACTCGCGTTAATGGCAGTCAAGCAACTAACTATGAAGTACCGATTAATACATTTACGGCTGCTGTTGGAGATTCCGGGCAAAAGAAGACGCCTCTTCTTAAGATCTTTTCTGATGAACCGGTTAAAGATGTTCTCCTTGAGAATGCGGCACGTAATACCAGACTCATCAAATCATGGGAGCAGTCGTGTCTAGGAAAAAGCAAGGATCAGCGTCCCCCAAGGCCAGTTCCACTTGAGCTGCGAATTAATGACTATACAGGTGAAGCACTTGTAAATGCTCTTAAAAAGTCTGATGAGTATGGCCGTGCACTATTGATCCAAAGAGATGAGATCAGTGCCCTATTCTCTAATTTCAATGCTTATCGAGCAGGTCGGGGAGCTGATGAGCAGCAGTTGCTGGAGTTGTATGACGGTACGGCTTGTCGCTCGCTCCGTATTGGTGATGCTGATCGTGGTTATAGCAGAGCAGCAGTTAGTATCCTGGGAGCAATACAACCTGGTGTTCTTGACAGTCTGATCAAGAATGGAGACGATAGTGGTAAGTGGGCACGCTTTGCATTTGTAATTCTTCCTGATGTCGTCAAGCCTTTGCCTACTAAGGTGACCCAAGAGGAGATACTCGCACGTGAAAAGGCAGAAAGAGATCTGAAAAAGGTTGCTTCATGGCTCTATGCCTTAGAGGCTCGTACTTATTTCCTGGATTCTCATGCACTGCAGTTGTTTAGTCAGTACGAATTCCAAAAGCAGAAGGATGCTCGGGCTTCTAAGCTGTCTGCCCACAAATCCTTATTTGGCAAGTCTGCCGGAAAGGTTCTTCGATATTCGGGGATACTGCACATCCTTTGGAGTTATGCGAGTAACAGGATTCCTAGTCAATATATCCCTATTTGGATTCTACAGGTGGCAATTAGGTTGAGCGACTTGATGGATGCAAATACTATTGCCATGCATTCAAAGGTTGCATCAAAAACAACTACGGGTTTCTCAGCCTTTACACGCAGGATTCATGAGCTTGCATCGAAGTCAAAGCTGCCAGTCACCTGGGCTGACATCCGAAAGCAAATGAATTCAATGGAGCGAAAGGGAAAGACAGTTGATGATGCTCGTAAATCTATGGAGGAACTTGAAGCGGCCGGAGTCGGGAAGATTGTGAATGGTGGTCGTGGTGGGCTTTCATACCAGGTCCTGAAGCCTCTCCCTTAA